One genomic segment of Pseudodesulfovibrio sp. JC047 includes these proteins:
- a CDS encoding DVU0772 family protein, translating into MSDNTNACKQWLNEVNWDMIHEDAVTLYLEWGNNNYRDAMRSPVTTSGEYSIYFAIDTWEAPKIVLMKMDNYGSTILCSKKLPEDLAKELLDDIQNIKGILELTPPIKEWLMKELDA; encoded by the coding sequence ATGAGCGACAATACCAATGCCTGCAAGCAATGGCTAAACGAAGTCAACTGGGACATGATCCACGAAGATGCCGTCACCCTGTATCTGGAATGGGGAAACAACAACTACCGTGACGCCATGCGGTCACCCGTGACCACCAGCGGCGAATATTCCATCTACTTTGCCATCGATACCTGGGAAGCTCCCAAGATCGTCCTGATGAAAATGGACAATTATGGTTCGACCATTCTCTGTTCAAAAAAACTTCCCGAGGACCTGGCCAAAGAACTCCTTGACGATATCCAAAACATCAAGGGTATCCTTGAATTGACACCACCCATCAAGGAATGGCTCATGAAAGAGCTTGACGCATAA
- the rnhA gene encoding ribonuclease HI, whose product MNERVTMYTDGSCLGNPGPGGYGAVMIYGEYKGQGADNYKEFAQGYKRTTNNRMELLAVIVGLDALKRSSSVQLWTDSKYVQQAITKGWLTNWQRNGWKTAAKKPVKNQDLWRRLMPLIETHDVTFKWVKGHSGHMFNERVDDLARNAASGGDLWVDEGME is encoded by the coding sequence GTGAATGAGCGTGTCACCATGTATACCGATGGCTCCTGCCTGGGCAATCCCGGTCCCGGCGGATATGGCGCGGTGATGATATATGGCGAATATAAAGGTCAGGGAGCGGACAACTATAAAGAGTTCGCCCAGGGCTACAAACGGACGACCAACAATCGTATGGAGTTGTTGGCTGTCATCGTGGGGCTTGATGCGTTGAAACGCTCCAGTTCTGTCCAGTTGTGGACGGATTCCAAATATGTGCAGCAGGCCATCACCAAGGGCTGGCTCACCAATTGGCAGCGCAACGGCTGGAAGACTGCGGCCAAGAAGCCGGTCAAGAATCAGGATTTGTGGCGACGGCTCATGCCGTTGATCGAGACGCATGACGTCACGTTCAAGTGGGTCAAGGGCCATTCCGGTCACATGTTCAATGAACGGGTCGATGATCTTGCTCGCAACGCTGCGTCCGGCGGTGACCTTTGGGTAGACGAAGGTATGGAATAG
- a CDS encoding ABC transporter permease: MIRRIARIASMGFEAVWAFKLRSFFVILGVAFGIASLTLIVTAVDGANRKAVEIVEMFGPDSALVFGGNFKQRAVGMRTLTLSREDAQRIRESLPGTYLVVPMRAKFGQTVKVGNKNYQNVRIIGTSENYATAWNWPLSEGRDITLEDDTNGAKIALLGDKVSRELFGNESPVGKVIYISDIPFQVVGKLSYRGFTSGGGGDIDNRIIVPLATLVQRYNMDRKYFRALRVKFYEPDYMEAHTENLRSLLRHLHQLAPEDDDDFSILTANEVLQFLSMFKGGLSIFLGVTAGIAMLVGGFVLANLFSISVSERAEEIGLKKAMGARNAAIMGQFLVEACALTLLGGILGLFLGLGLGQFLSRLDILTIQFSWKAFLMALAGSQAIGLIFGLKPARQAAGLDPIQALRGEG, translated from the coding sequence AAGCGGTCTGGGCGTTCAAACTGCGTTCTTTTTTCGTGATCCTAGGTGTCGCATTCGGCATCGCCAGTTTGACGTTGATCGTCACTGCGGTTGACGGTGCGAATAGAAAAGCCGTGGAAATCGTCGAGATGTTTGGTCCGGATTCGGCATTGGTCTTTGGCGGCAATTTCAAGCAGCGCGCCGTGGGAATGCGGACATTGACCCTGAGTCGTGAGGATGCGCAGCGCATTCGGGAATCCCTGCCTGGAACATATCTGGTCGTGCCCATGCGGGCCAAGTTTGGTCAGACCGTCAAGGTGGGCAACAAGAACTATCAGAATGTTCGTATCATCGGCACTTCGGAGAATTATGCTACGGCATGGAACTGGCCATTGTCCGAGGGCCGGGACATCACGCTTGAAGATGATACCAATGGTGCCAAGATCGCGCTTTTGGGCGACAAGGTTTCCCGGGAGTTGTTTGGCAACGAATCACCCGTGGGCAAGGTTATTTACATCAGCGACATTCCGTTTCAGGTGGTGGGCAAGCTTTCCTATCGCGGATTCACCTCTGGCGGTGGCGGAGACATCGACAACCGTATTATTGTCCCGCTGGCCACATTGGTGCAGCGATACAATATGGATAGAAAGTATTTTCGTGCGCTCCGAGTAAAATTTTATGAACCGGATTATATGGAGGCACATACGGAAAATTTGCGGTCGCTTTTGCGGCATCTGCACCAGCTTGCTCCCGAGGATGATGACGATTTTTCCATTCTGACTGCCAACGAAGTTTTGCAATTCCTGTCGATGTTCAAGGGCGGACTCAGTATTTTCCTCGGGGTGACTGCCGGGATTGCCATGCTGGTTGGCGGATTCGTGTTGGCTAATCTCTTTTCGATTTCCGTCAGTGAGCGGGCCGAAGAGATCGGTTTGAAAAAAGCGATGGGAGCGCGAAATGCCGCGATCATGGGGCAGTTCCTGGTCGAAGCCTGCGCCCTGACGTTACTCGGAGGGATACTTGGCCTTTTCCTCGGCTTGGGATTGGGACAATTCCTTTCACGGTTGGATATCCTGACAATTCAGTTCTCGTGGAAGGCATTTCTCATGGCCTTGGCCGGTTCTCAGGCTATTGGATTGATTTTTGGTTTGAAACCCGCGAGACAGGCGGCCGGGCTTGATCCGATTCAAGCGCTCCGGGGCGAGGGCTAG